Proteins encoded by one window of Sphingosinicella sp. BN140058:
- the ctaD gene encoding cytochrome c oxidase subunit I, translated as MTDTTANATHFQTHEAHGAHHDADHKPGFFARWFMSTNHKDIGTLYLIFAIIAGIIGGTISGIMRAELMEPGLQVLPKWAGGNIDEAAYLWNVLITAHGLIMVFFMVMPAMIGGFGNWFVPIMIGAPDMAFPRMNNISFWLIVPAFLLLLGSAFVPGGLGNGAGIGWTAYAPLSTSGSSGPAVDMAIFALHLAGASSILGAINFITTIFNMRAPGMTLHKMPLFVWSVLVTAFLLLLSLPVLAGAITMLLTDRNFGTHFFDASGGGDPILYQHLFWFFGHPEVYIMILPGFGMVSHIIATFSRKPVFGYLGMAYAMVAIGVIGFVVWAHHMFTVGMDVNTKMYFTAATMVIAVPTGIKIFSWIATMWGGSISFETPMMWAIGFIFMFTVGGVTGVVLANGGVDNNVHDTYYVVAHFHYVLSLGAVFALFAAWYYWFPKMFGKMYSEILGQAHFWIFFIGVNVMFFPMHFLGMQGMQRRVPDYTDAYAHWNHVATIGYMIMAAGMIPFFINIFYSLAAGRKAEGNPWGEGATTLEWTLSSPPPFHQFETLPKID; from the coding sequence ATGACCGATACGACCGCAAATGCGACTCACTTCCAGACGCATGAGGCGCATGGCGCGCACCATGACGCCGATCACAAGCCCGGCTTCTTCGCGCGCTGGTTCATGTCGACGAACCACAAGGACATCGGCACGCTCTATCTGATCTTCGCGATCATCGCGGGGATCATCGGCGGCACCATCTCGGGCATCATGCGCGCCGAGCTGATGGAGCCGGGCCTGCAGGTCCTGCCGAAATGGGCCGGCGGCAATATCGACGAGGCGGCGTATCTCTGGAACGTGCTGATCACCGCCCACGGCCTGATCATGGTCTTCTTCATGGTGATGCCGGCGATGATCGGCGGCTTCGGCAACTGGTTCGTTCCGATCATGATCGGGGCACCGGACATGGCCTTCCCGCGGATGAACAACATCAGCTTCTGGCTCATCGTCCCTGCCTTCCTGCTGCTGCTCGGCTCGGCCTTCGTGCCGGGCGGGCTCGGCAATGGCGCCGGTATCGGCTGGACCGCCTATGCGCCGCTGTCGACCTCGGGCTCCTCGGGTCCCGCGGTGGACATGGCGATCTTCGCGCTCCACCTCGCGGGTGCGTCGTCGATCCTCGGCGCGATCAATTTCATCACCACCATCTTCAACATGCGCGCGCCGGGCATGACCCTGCACAAGATGCCGCTGTTCGTCTGGTCGGTGCTTGTCACCGCCTTCCTGCTGCTGCTGTCGCTCCCGGTTCTCGCCGGCGCGATCACCATGTTGCTCACCGATCGTAATTTCGGAACGCACTTCTTCGACGCGTCGGGCGGCGGCGATCCGATCCTGTACCAGCACCTCTTCTGGTTCTTCGGCCATCCGGAGGTGTACATCATGATCCTGCCGGGCTTCGGCATGGTCAGCCACATCATCGCCACCTTCAGCCGCAAGCCGGTGTTCGGCTATCTCGGCATGGCCTATGCCATGGTCGCGATCGGCGTGATCGGCTTCGTCGTGTGGGCCCACCACATGTTCACCGTCGGCATGGACGTGAACACCAAGATGTACTTCACCGCGGCAACGATGGTGATCGCGGTGCCCACCGGCATCAAGATCTTCTCGTGGATCGCGACGATGTGGGGTGGTTCGATCAGCTTCGAGACGCCGATGATGTGGGCGATCGGCTTCATCTTCATGTTCACCGTCGGCGGCGTCACCGGCGTCGTCCTCGCCAACGGCGGCGTCGACAACAACGTCCACGACACCTATTACGTGGTGGCCCACTTCCACTACGTGCTGTCGCTCGGCGCCGTGTTCGCCCTCTTCGCGGCCTGGTATTACTGGTTCCCGAAGATGTTCGGTAAGATGTATTCGGAAATCCTGGGCCAGGCCCACTTCTGGATCTTTTTCATCGGCGTGAACGTGATGTTCTTCCCGATGCACTTCCTCGGCATGCAGGGCATGCAGCGCCGTGTGCCGGATTACACGGATGCCTATGCCCATTGGAACCACGTCGCGACGATCGGCTACATGATCATGGCGGCGGGGATGATCCCCTTCTTCATCAACATCTTCTACTCGCTCGCGGCGGGCCGGAAGGCGGAAGGGAATCCCTGGGGCGAAGGTGCGACGACTCTGGAATGGACGCTGTCGAGCCCGCCACCGTTCCACCAGTTCGAGACTCTTCCGAAGATCGACTGA
- the coxB gene encoding cytochrome c oxidase subunit II, whose protein sequence is MKTSLKLFAVAAAFGMAPASAFAQQAPAAPAPTAAPAAAAAAPAQQPIDAVSANSQAAPAQPSEISLANTSSEEPSNASVLSSSVTRTLPDATVGQPTGELGFQPQVTPIGEEASSFHNYILLPLITVISVFVLLLLLYVVVRFRRSANPVPSRTTHNTVLEIAWTLVPVLILVAIAVPSIRLLAHQYSPPKADLTIKATGNQWYWTYTYPDNGDFEIVSNVLKDEDAKKRGEPRLLAVDERMVVPVGATVKMIVTSADVIHSWGVPAFWAKIDAVPGRLNETWFKTDRPGVYYGQCFELCGARHAYMPIAVEVVTPAQFAAWVASKGGTMPGAAQAKSGDETATSPVTNPAAAAAAAGPVPTGGGSATETSPEPTGLNPATGTPAVSTQGATESKRGN, encoded by the coding sequence ATGAAGACTTCGCTCAAGCTTTTCGCCGTTGCCGCCGCCTTCGGCATGGCACCGGCAAGCGCCTTCGCCCAGCAGGCGCCGGCGGCGCCAGCACCGACGGCTGCGCCGGCCGCGGCCGCGGCAGCGCCTGCCCAGCAGCCCATCGACGCGGTCAGCGCCAATTCGCAGGCCGCGCCCGCGCAGCCTTCCGAGATCAGCCTCGCCAACACCAGCAGCGAGGAGCCGTCCAACGCCTCCGTGCTGAGCAGCTCCGTCACCCGGACCCTGCCCGACGCAACCGTCGGCCAGCCGACCGGCGAGCTGGGTTTTCAGCCGCAGGTGACGCCGATCGGCGAGGAAGCGTCGAGCTTCCACAATTACATCCTGCTGCCGCTGATCACCGTCATCTCGGTGTTCGTGCTGCTGCTGCTGCTTTACGTGGTGGTCCGTTTCCGCCGCAGCGCGAATCCGGTGCCCTCGCGCACGACTCACAACACGGTGCTCGAAATCGCGTGGACGCTGGTGCCGGTGCTGATCCTGGTGGCGATCGCGGTGCCGTCGATCCGGCTGCTCGCCCACCAATATTCGCCGCCCAAGGCCGATCTGACGATCAAGGCGACCGGCAACCAATGGTATTGGACCTACACCTATCCGGACAATGGCGACTTCGAGATCGTGTCCAACGTCTTGAAGGACGAGGATGCCAAGAAGCGCGGCGAGCCGCGCCTGCTCGCGGTCGATGAGCGGATGGTCGTCCCGGTCGGTGCGACGGTGAAGATGATCGTCACCTCGGCCGACGTGATCCACTCGTGGGGCGTTCCGGCCTTCTGGGCGAAGATCGACGCGGTCCCGGGCCGGCTCAACGAAACCTGGTTCAAGACCGATCGCCCAGGCGTCTACTACGGCCAGTGCTTCGAGCTTTGCGGTGCACGCCACGCCTACATGCCGATCGCCGTCGAGGTCGTGACCCCCGCGCAGTTCGCCGCCTGGGTGGCCTCGAAGGGCGGCACCATGCCCGGTGCGGCCCAGGCCAAGTCGGGCGACGAGACGGCGACGTCGCCGGTGACCAATCCGGCGGCGGCAGCGGCAGCGGCAGGGCCGGTCCCGACCGGCGGCGGCAGCGCGACCGAAACCAGCCCGGAACCGACCGGTCTCAATCCTGCCACGGGGACGCCAGCCGTCTCGACGCAGGGCGCCACCGAATCCAAGCGCGGAAACTGA